One Plasmodium vivax chromosome 13, whole genome shotgun sequence genomic region harbors:
- a CDS encoding 50S ribosomal protein L1, putative (encoded by transcript PVX_084525A; Apicoplast targeted protein. Curated by Stuart Ralph, Walter and Eliza Hall Institute of Medical Research, Australia.), producing MTKQNGYKILVEFFFFYISLLSAGTESYVRSGSGGRDISRWSNFSGIFTEETIQRRRLPWSARSSTAPRPQLPPSQLPPPQLEKATQIAPPPPGEPTQRVKLKKKEKKILKKYKDFLDILPKRDSEYAINEAIEKIKTLAVHKFVESIDIYLSFNQKRSKMNKNDNLKTFITFPHNLKKKREKKVYVVTNRDLQKRATDSGKNIPSEANFLEGADVVGEDDLISKIKEREIRLKKKNNNFLLCTNDVIHKLARVGKEVGSKGLMPNEKSGTLVSEFLLEKHVKLFKFGNSYIFKLNKLNTLNLNVGDVYMSNDEIRENICHLFEHLDSLEFFHFNSKNLKSVFLSSTMGFPFKIKRNFL from the exons atgactaAACAGAATGGGTACAAAATACTTgtagagtttttttttttttacatttcacTGCTCAGCGCTGGTACGGAGTCCTACGTTCGAAGTGGCAGCGGCGGTAGGGACATAAGCAGATGGAGTAATTTCAGCGGCATTTTCACGGAGGAGACCATCCAGAGGAGGCGCCTCCCGTGGTCGGCGAGGAGTAGCACGGCGCCACGTCCACAGTTGCCACCGTCGCAGCTGCCTCCGCCCCAGTTGGAGAAGGCGACACAAAttgcgcctcccccccccggggagccAACCCAACGCGtcaagctaaaaaaaaaagaaaaaaagattctaaaaaagtacaaagaTTTTCTGGACATTTTACCCAAGAGAGACAGCGAATATGCAATAAACGAAGCGAtcgagaaaataaaaacgttgGCCGTTCATAAATTCGTCGAGAGCATCGACATTTACCTGTCCTTTAACCAGAAGAGGtccaaaatgaacaaaaatgacaacTTGAAGACGTTCATTACATTTCCACAtaacttgaaaaaaaaaagggaaaaaaaagtatacgTGGTGACGAACAGGGACCTTCAAAAAAGGGCCACCGACTCAGGTAAGAATATCCCCAGCGAAGCCAATTTTTTGGAGG GTGCTGACGTCGTTGGGGAAGATGACCTGATCagcaaaattaaagaaagaGAAATCAggctgaagaaaaaaaataataatttcttaCTATGCACAAATGACGTGATACACAAACTGGCGCGTGTTGGAAAGGAGGTGGGAAGTAAAGGACTGATGCCAAATGAAAAGTCCGGAACATTGGTGAGCGAATTTTTACTTGAAAAGCACGTGAagctcttcaaatttgggaattcatacatttttaagcTGAACAAGCTAAACACCCTAAATTTAAATGTGGGGGATGTGTACATGTCAAATGATGAGATACGGGAGAACATTTGCCACCTCTTCGAGCATTTGGACAGCTTGGAGTTTTTTCACTTCAACTCGAAGAATTTGAAGTCCGTTTTTCTCAGCAGCACCATGGGCTTCCCCTTCAAGATCAAGCGGAACTTCCTCTAG
- a CDS encoding hypothetical protein, conserved (encoded by transcript PVX_084515A), whose amino-acid sequence MSTMENDKGGGPVKIDMKEQQWRIFEYNMSKWMIENKYILDKEEKKKFYKCANYSIGTGVINASLVYFFCKRNQKFFTPMSRFFLTFSLGLYTSMVVNKIFRRKAYMEILTEKTTMTDKAREVMNDILNVKDDVGKSPSTGSANKLGSTSTSNVYSKGLYDHGQAQLQGDPPSKGNVNVPFVQDLNETILNEQMSDDFERCKDLSVCTDENLKRMIKILEKNS is encoded by the exons ATGAGCACAATGGAGAATGACAAGGGGGGCGGCCCGGTCAAG ATCGACATGAAGGAGCAGCAGTGGAGAATATTCGAATACAACATGAGCAAGTGGATGATCGAAAACAAGTACATTTTGGataaggaggagaagaaaaaattttacaagtGTGCAAATTATAGCATAGGAACTGGGGTTATAAATGCGTCTTTAGTGTActtcttttgcaaaaggaaCCAGAAATTCTTCACGCCCATGTCCAGATTTTTTTTGACCTTTTCCCTGGGCTTGTACACCTCCATGGtggtgaacaaaattttcagGCGGAAGGCCTACATGGAG ATCCTGACGGAGAAGACCACCATGACGGATAAGGCGAGAGAAGTGATGAACGACATCTTGAATGTGAAGGACGACGTTGGAAAATCGCCCTCCACCGGAAGTGCCAACAAGTTGGGCAGTACGAGCACGTCGAATGTGTATTCCAAGGGCCTGTATGATCACGGGCAGGCGCAGCTACAGGGAGATCCCCCCTCCAAGGGCAAT GTAAATGTCCCCTTTGTTCAAGATCT AAATGAAACCATTCTGAATGAACAGATGAGTGACGACTTCGAAAG ATGCAAAGATTTGTCAGTTTGCACggatgaaaatttaaaacgcatgataaaaatattagaaaaaaattcttga
- a CDS encoding ABC transporter, putative (encoded by transcript PVX_084520A): MLLKQCIVNYQLLVNCRDLLCGHVRIFGVGRGRGAAHVGGVKSGNSVNSVNSVNRVNRVKSVNRARKGRSTPKVSNALNAPNLTNLPNLPNRPNRPNAGDFLFLHKIPYRASTPHALKKQRSDAPKGPQMSSPQWITHMSRKCSRWRIRLFSSESQNGGKKTTWGGENEGGAGNDQGREDPKRNINRAQQTFLNIRKSLRESFEKKLNESAEGGVSIRDIYKILKKERNYLAVALLCLLISSLGQMFFPMCISKIINMYGGKEESLRYVMDEVYKTVFLIIGISTFSFCRIYFIETSIEKITRRLRKDLFENILNQKLSFFEKQKTGELINRLSNDIEVSSRVLITLSFGIRNLIAAIVGGICALHISPSKLFQSFLLPVSAALLIGTTYGKIVKQISILKQEKLSNCIDFASEKIHNIGNVRLLNGESFEKKEFTNYLNEVYKAGTKYSLIKAGNHFLFVSIISLFLLHLIYYGNYLIANKYINTGDLFSLIMYSLFCGSGIQGVMQSIGDLQKCIGSCAKVLQIINLPKSEFNEHWSKDTIRFLRNEDYSIRFDSVSFSYGADEEIVPHGKPSAAGDLLSRSGSSGNRGSHDSRGTDSTSSTTRTTHAEENNYALKNVSFFLPHNKSVAIVGKSGSGKTTILNLLSKKITPNAGNILIGNFQIEKISSSALRYIQGVITQNPFLFNTSIQDNLLYPLKAYEQMLQEQLVLIEEEKISQRSTKKKKKNINSCSGTKSAVLNNRAYGSTSQSDEVAVDDLDEIHSFVTREIQNVQENLKKITPDMLKDTYKNFHIHDFLSKYAHYDEVNVGVDGSSLSGGQKQRVYLAQNLFKKNKILILDEPTSSLDKLSENIINEALLKYMKGKTSIIFTHRLDLLNFVDYIGVLNDGSMVQFDLRARVLEKPCDILRQILKGRRKKLNNMLMCAGRKRFYFSLPSSRALKNIVKLPLLEREDKQKIIHIWKEKYQNDKYVVADHIHISKYEQIKNNCKNNSHFIIPQRNQNGYINFYSQFIDHKLLFITALEEYNKLRANSTPYVTLHFFDELKSREIILTKLNIVNNVITKNQAIKFYNYILSFYSDANYFPYVCKFNNDSRNFHYDAFIDKFKHLC; this comes from the exons ATGTTGCTGAAGCAGTGCATCGTGAACTACCAGCTGCTGGTCAACTGCCGCGACCTCCTCTGCGGCCATGTGAGAATTTTCGGCGTCGGCAGGGGCCGCGGCGCCGCGCACGTGGGAGGCGTGAAGAGTGGGAACAGTGTGAACAGCGTGAACAGCGTAAACCGCGTAAACCGAGTGAAAAGTGTAAACCGCGcgagaaaagggagaagcacccCGAAGGTGAGCAACGCCCTGAACGCGCCAAACTTGACCAACCTGCCAAACCTGCCCAACCGGCCAAACCGACCCAACGCGGGGGACTTCCTCTTCCTGCACAAAATCCCCTACCGCGCGAGCACCCCCCACGCGCTGAAAAAACAGAGGAGCGACGCACCAAAGGGACCCCAAATGAGCAGCCCACAGTGGATAACGCACATGTCCAGGAAGTGCAGCCGGTGGAGGATACGCCTGTTCTCAAGTGAAagccaaaatggagggaaaaaaactacctggggaggagaaaatgaaGGGGGTGCTGGAAATGACCAAGGGAGGGAGGACCCCAAAAGGAACATCAACCGAGCACAGCAAACCTTCCTCAACATACGGAAAAGCTTGAGGGAGTCATTTGAAAAGAAGCTAAACGAAAGCGCAGAGGGAGGTGTGTCCATAAGggatatttacaaaattttgaagaaggagaggaatTACCTAGCCGTGGCGCTCCTCTGCTTGTTAATCTCATCCCTGGGGCAAATGTTCTTTCCCATGTGTATAAGCAAAATAATTAACATGTACGGAGGGAAGGAGGAATCATTAAGGTACGTAATGGACGAGGTATACAAAACGGTGTTCCTAATTATAGGGATTTCTACCTTCAGTTTTTGccgcatatattttatcgAAACGtctatagaaaaaattacaagaCGGTTAAGAAAGGACCTGTTTGAAAATATACTGAATCAGAAATTGTCTTTTTTTGAGAAGCAGAAAACAGGAGAGTTAATAAACAGATTGTCTAACGATATTGAGGTTTCTTCGAGGGTACTAATCACTCTTTCCTTTGGAATTAGAAATTTGATTGCGGCCATTGTTGGAGGAATTTGCGCTTTGCATATATCTCCAAGTAAATTATTTCAGTCATTTTTGCTCCCCGTTTCTGCCGCTCTACTAATTGGTACCACTTAtggcaaaattgtaaaacaGATTAGCATTTTAAAACAAGAGAAGTTAAGTAACTGCATCGATTTTGCGTcggaaaaaatacacaacaTTGGAAACGTCAGATTGCTTAATGGAGaatcttttgaaaaaaaagaatttacaaattatttaaatgaagtGTACAAAGCAGGGACTAAGTATTCTCTGATCAAAGCTGGAAACCACTTCCTCTTCGTTAGCAtcatttcgctttttttgctccatttGATTTATTATGGGAATTATCTCATTGCCAATAAGTATATAAACACGGGGGATTTATTTTCCCTAATTATGTATTCCCTCTTTTGCGGTAGTGGCATACAGGGGGTTATGCAATCCATTGGAGATCTCCAGAAATGCATTGGCTCCTGTGCAAAGGTACTTCAAATTATTAACCTCCCCAAGAGTGAGTTCAACGAGCACTGGTCCAAGGACACAATTCGTTTCCTCAGAAATGAGGATTACTCCATCAGGTTTGACAGCGTTTCGTTTTCCTACGGCGCGGATGAGGAGATCGTTCCGCACGGCAAGCCCTCCGCCGCGGGCGACCTCCTTTCGCGCAGTGGGAGTAGCGGCAATCGTGGCAGTCACGACAGTCGCGGCACCGACAGCACGAGCAGCACAACGCGCACAACCCACGCGGAGGAGAACAACTACGCCCTGAAGAACGTCTCCTTCTTCCTGCCGCACAACAAATCAGTTGCCATTGTAGGCAAAAGCGGCAGCGGAAAAACCACCATCCTGAATCTGCTCTCCAAAAAAATCACCCCCAACGCGGGAAACATCCTCATAGGCAATTTCCAAATCGAGAAAATCAGCTCCTCGGCGTTACGCTACATCCAAGGAGTAATCACGCAAAACCCTTTTCTCTTCAACACGTCTATCCAAGACAACCTGCTCTACCCCCTCAAGGCATATGAACAGATGCTGCAGGAGCAACTCGTGCTCatagaggaggaaaaaatttcccaaaggagtaccaaaaaaaaaaaaaaaaacataaattcGTGCAGCGGTACCAAATCAGCAGTGCTCAACAACAGGGCGTATGGAAGCACCTCCCAATCGGACGAAGTCGCAGTGGACGACTTGGACGAAATACACTCCTTTGTCACCAGGGAAATACAAAACGTgcaagaaaatttaaaaaaaattactccaGATATGTTGAAAGAtacttataaaaattttcatattcatGACTTTTTAAGTAAGTACGCTCATTACGACGAGGTGAATGTCGGGGTGGATGGATCTTCCTTGTCGGGAGGACAGAAGCAGAGAGTGTACCTTGCTCAGAAtttatttaagaaaaataaaattctcaTTTTGGATGAACCCACATCTTCGCTAGACAAGTTATCCGAGAACATAATTAACGAAGCGCTACTGAAATAtatgaaggggaaaacgtCCATCATTTTTACCCACCGGCTGGACCTCCTCAATTTCGTTGACTACATCGGTGTGCTTAATGATGGCTCCATGGTGCAGTTTGATTTGCGGGCCAGGGTGCTCGAGAAGCCCTGCGACATTTTGCGCCAGATACTCA AGGGAAGACGAAAGAAACTAAACAACATGCTGATGTGCGCAGGTAGGAAgcggttttatttttcgctgCCCAGCTCGAGGgcgttaaaaaatattgtaaagTTGCCCCTACTGGAAAGGGAAGATAAGCAAAAAATCATACACATATGGAAGGAAAAGTACCAAAATGACAAATACGTCGTGGCAGATCATATACACATAAGCAAATATGAAcagattaaaaataattgcaaaaataattcccaTTTCATTATTCCACAAAGGAACCAAAATGgctacataaatttttactcGCAATTTATTGACCACAAGTTGCTATTCATAACAGCTCTGGaggaatataataaattgcGGGCAAATTCAACGCCATATGTAacgttgcatttttttgacgAACTGAAAAGTagggaaattattttaacaaaattaaacattGTAAATAAcgtaattacaaaaaatcAAGCCattaaattttacaattatatCCTGTCCTTTTATTCGGACGCGAATTATTTTCCATACGTGTGCAAATTTAACAACGACAGCAGAAATTTTCACTACGATGCGTTCATTGACAAATTTAAGCACCTCTGTTGA
- a CDS encoding porphobilinogen deaminase, putative (encoded by transcript PVX_084510A; Possible apicoplast targeted protein. Curated by Stuart Ralph, Walter and Eliza Hall Institute of Medical Research, Australia.), producing MGDHILDKKVGLFGGKGIFTKELDEQLIKKNVHICVHSLKDVPMELPEHVQLSCFLKRDTINDAFLSVKYATLEDMNKRKMANKVEEESDQEKGTIQQMTNQGLKRDNCEGDKCTNFIPTIGTSSLRRSSQIKYTYKNVAVKNVRGNINTRIAKLCNGQYDAIIIAKCGLERLLTKKVVRNIIRGKGKVPPEKFLLNHNDMETNLRLLRIQQINRRTIYPALCQGIIAVTSHKNDVDTSNILKNINDEKAQIMANVERSFLYQIEGNCMMPIGGYAQIVGGEIVFNAVINDTHGREKYHVREVGTVQNCNNIAAMAATKMKEKIGTHRFNKIKEEAAQYYA from the coding sequence ATGGGGGATCATATATTAGATAAAAAGGTCGGTCTGTTTGGAGGGAAAGGGATTTTCACAAAAGAGTTGGATGAacagttaataaaaaaaaatgtccacatttgtgtgcattCTTTGAAGGACGTCCCGATGGAGTTGCCAGAACATGTGCAGCTCTCCTGCTTCCTAAAAAGGGACACCATAAACGACGCCTTCTTATCGGTCAAGTATGCCACGTTGGAAGATATGAACAAACGGAAGATGGCAAATaaagtggaggaggaaagtGATCAGGAAAAGGGGACCATCCAACAAATGACTAACCAGGGTTTGAAGAGAGACAACTGCGAAGGTGATAAATGCACGAATTTCATACCAACCATTGGGACGTCCTCCTTGAGAAGGTCCAGCCAAATTAAATACACTTATAAAAACGTAGCAGTAAAGAATGTGCGGGGGAATATTAACACACGAATTGCCAAACTGTGTAATGGGCAGTATGACGCCATAATCATTGCAAAGTGCGGACTGGAAAGATTATTAACCAAAAAGGTGGTCAGAAATATAATTCGAGGAAAAGGTAAAGTGCCCCCAGAGAAGTTCCTGCTTAATCACAACGACATGGAGACCAATTTGCGCCTTTTACGCATACAGCAAATAAACAGGAGAACTATCTACCCCGCTTTGTGCCAGGGCATTATCGCTGTGACATcccacaaaaatgatgtggACACTTCTAATATactgaaaaatataaacgatGAGAAGGCGCAAATTATGGCAAATGTAGAGAGGTCCTTTTTGTATCAAATTGAAGGGAACTGCATGATGCCCATTGGGGGATATGCACAAATTGTAGGTGGTGAAATTGTCTTCAACGCGGTGATTAATGACACCCATGGGAGGGAGAAATATCACGTTCGCGAAGTTGGGACGGTGCAAAACTGCAACAACATTGCAGCAATGGCTgccacaaaaatgaaggaaaaaatcggGACGCACAggtttaacaaaattaaagaagaGGCGGCCCAATACTATGCGTAA